The following nucleotide sequence is from Corylus avellana chromosome ca7, CavTom2PMs-1.0.
GTGAACTTCTCAATTCAAAACATTCtgtggaaaaggaaaaacaactaATACAGAAAAATATACGTGCTATTTTGTTGCAGAGGTTACCGGGAATTTAAAGGTTCTTTATCACACTTCAACTTGTATGGTGTTAGTTGTGATGGCCGCCTGCACAAAATGCCAATGATAAATTGATAACTCTATTTTTTACTAGTACCATATGAGAAATACATCATAACActttacaaacaaacaatttcTATTAGCTCAATCTTGTCTAAGCAACATCAGGATTTAAAAGGGATCCTAGAAATAGCAAAGAATGAGTAGGACAATAGGAAAAGGTTCTCTTGAAGAGAAAAAAGTAGGACCCTACATTCATTGGATCCTTAAGGAgctttaagaaaacaaaatgcacATGTTTGAGATTTCATTGTTAATGCTCAGAATGATGGTTGGGATATTGGCTAACTAGAAGGGAGATTAGAGAAGCTAAATTTTATTGGATATAATGTGCATACCCATTATTCCTAATGTCGGTGTCCATGGCCAAAGAGAACTCAAACATTTGATGGTGTGAAGCTTCTCTTCataatctcaaattttattCATGCACTCGCTAGTCCATTTGATGGCTACATCAAGGCCTCTTGATtccattttattccttttttatttttattttttatttatttatttatttattttgatgtcggggaacctctctaAGGAaaggcccttcggacccacccctgtaGAGTAAACCCCAGTCCCGTACGCCGCACTCTCGGAAGTTTCTCtacacggaactggttaaatcgctggcttttcaACAGAAGGTGTGACCCCAaaggattgtttgcacccatgagttgttgaaccttggaccttgaaggggatgatacctcaagaccaaggTGTTAGCTTGTCTTAGGGTTTCTCTTGTTTACTATCTATGTGCTAGAGTCTTGTgccatttcacttttttattaatttcgtTACTTATTTAAAGCACAGTAGGAGCACAAGTATCTACATTTGGCGCATGGCTAACGCATCACTACCGATAAATGAAACCACAAAGATAACAGAAATTAGTCTCAGAAAGTTCACTTAGCAAGAAAGTCGACTTTTgataacaaacaaagaaaagagaacTAGCTCCTGCTTCAAACTATTATTCTAATCTCCATATCTCATTGCTTATTGTATGGTAAGTAACAAATGAGTTATACAAATGCAATTACCACTAGATTCTGATCTTGCGAAAATGGAAATGCTTGATAAATTGTATCACAAGTAAATTAATTGTGATAACAAAGTAAGCAGGCATGATGAGACACTCAATAAACTACTTATTCTTGGAGTATGATAAAAACAACTATTAATTGGAACCTCGTCATATCATAAACTAGGAAGAAAATGGTCATAATATGgctttcaaaagaaaaataattataaatgaaCTTGGGATGAGGTAGGCGGTACAGGGGTTCATAATCTGCAGAAAGAGTGTAAGACAACTGATTTTCTGGAACCCATTTACCTAGGATTCAGGGGAAAGTTAGCCGATAATGAAGATGAATCAGCTCGGGCAGTATCCCTAGCTGATGGTCCACCTATTCCACTGTTATTAACTGCACTAGTGCAGCTGGCAGCATGATACCTTTGCATTTCTCCCAACTATCACAGGCATACTGCCCCCAGCATCAAGCTGCTATTCGATGCCGTGAAAGCTAAACTGCATTTGAAAGGCATGCTCACCAAATTATGTCCAACAAAAGTGAGTTACCACCTAATTCATATAGTCAAATAATAGGCCAAAGATTGGCAAATTAGGGAACAAAACTGGATGTGCACAGAGGAATTCTAATGTATGACCTCAAGCATATAGTCAATGAGTTAATGAACTTCTATAAACAGCCACAGAATAtaaattgaattttgaaattcCGTTTATCTTACGTGCCGAATCTTTGTGACTCAGTCCGAGGAACCACAAATGTACTAAATTGAATGTGTACCATCAACCTGTCAGAATTAGAGCTAGAATATGTGAGTAAAACATCATACGACTGGGGAAAAAGGCAAGAATGCAAGGACAAACATAAAGCTAAAAGATGGACAGTCGCATAAACGAGATAACCATAAATGCATGAACTTTCTTGTCTGTTACTTGTTACATCAATTTATACTTAAAGTTGCCtgaatttgagaaagaaaaatggtCTTTCAGAgggaaaattaacaattttaaaatctaaattGCTGGTGTTTTAAATATCAGGCAAACATAAAAAGTTAACATTGCACCCTCTTACATACACAACCAGGACTTTTACTTTTGGGGCTGCACCATTTCCCAATTTTAAACATAACAACAAAGATAATGAACCCCTCACTTACTTGCTCGAAGTTGCTATTGTCTATAATTTGAAACAGATATATTCAAGGAGTAAATCCATCtggaaaatatttaaataattaattaattaaaggaaCTCATAACCCAATACCCGGAGCAGCCAAAACTTTAAATTTCAAACATTTGCACTAATCAACATTTTTAACCCTATACAACATCATAAAATCTTACATCTTGGAACCGATCACTCATGCCAAATTGTAAAATCCAGAATAACCAACAATTAAGAATtgctaaaatttaaaaacttaagGAAACTGGTTTTACCAAATTAAAATTCTGGACTTTCAAGATGCTAAACTAATAATTTGGAGCTGCTAATAATAAAATGGTAACCATATACAAACAAATGAAATTTTGGAACCTAGAATAAATTTGATACTAAGTTCTTCAGTTGTGAATGTCAATTTCATAAACAGAATGTTAACCACCCATTTTGAAGTTTAcaatttttaactaaaaattgaGCACAACCCTATAGCTTGGAGCTTCTATTGTTTACAATTTCAAATTCACTACCGACAGAGCCAAAAAGTTGCGTAATGATCAAACCACTCTAATCTTTAAAACCAAAACTAAGAACCCATCAAAAGTtacttaaaaattcaaattttcctcCCCAAACCTAACAACCCAAGTAGCTCAAATCAGTTCAAATCCCcccaaaaacaaagaagcaaCAGAAAGTTATTAAAAACGAAATAAACGATTCCAATTCACCAATCTACTGAATATCCTAAATTTACAAATTAAGCGGAATTTAAGCTACCGTTTTCATCAGACTAAATAAAATCTCGCACCAAAAATTATCAAATCTAGTACCAAAGGCACAATGATTCAAAGCACAGACCAAAGCTAGGGTTTTGAATGAATCCCGATTCCTCTATTCTGAGACGAAGCGCGAGCTACAGACGCCTCTGATTAGGCTCTACGGAGAAAAGCGGAGCTAGGGTTTTGATGGCAATCTCGTAAAAGAGGGAAGAAATTGGGGGCAGAATGGGAATCACAAAAAAATCGCGATTCCTATAGCCGCACCTTTGATGGATTAGGGATTCGACGAGGGAGCGAGAGAGAGATACGAAGGAGAAGAAGGGTCTCGGGGCTTGAGGGCTTTGACTCTTTAGCTTTTGTTGTTGCTGATGATGACGATGACACCTCTGTTGCTTCCCGACTTCCTGTACTTAGAATAAAGGGGAAGGAGGGTGATCTCGTAAATATCaacataaataatattattagttTATGTGTATCTAGCCTTCGTTCCCTATTTTGCCCTCCCCAATTGTTACTAGCGTTCAATGGGTACTTTGGTATGCATATAATTTTAGGAGGGTTGAATGGTCAAAACGAGTTCGCACCGCAATTAATCTGACTCTTATTATCTTCTAGTGCTGTGTTTTGCGTGCGCTAATTACGAATCTGTTTATTTCGTGTATGCGATTTGTGGTTGTTTGAAATGCATGCAGTCAGTTGTGGTTtgattggatgatttgattttcGATTGGGCAAAGATGTATGTGAAACACATCGACTTTAGATAATTgtatagagtttttatttaagaataatTCAAACTATCATTCAAATcataaataacaatttacttaGGAAGGGTGTGATAATCTTTCATCTAAATTTGTTCTAAATATTGTTTAATAGCAGCCTTCGTTAGACGATAAGCTGTCATGTTTTCCTCTCTTTTGATATGCCTCACATGGCACGATTACAAGCTTTTAAGCATCATCTTTATATCGTCAATCAACTGTCCATACTGATAATAACAACAGATACTAAGAGGGGTGGGATCCaaaatttttggacttttttttttctaaggttatttttttagttttcttgaccCTAATCCCTACTCTTTCTCCCTCCcctactcttcttcttctgcccCTCCTAATACTAATTCCTACATCCGCCACTGCATACCAACTCCAGCATCTAGTGCATCTTCCCTCAATTGTGACATTTTGAAGGCAGAGCTTCTTACAAAATTTCACTACCTTCCCTGTTGCTAAAGCTTTAACTACCGTTAGgtcaattatatataaatgccaACATCTTTCTCTTGTGGTCTAACAACTGTGCTCACAGCCTCAcacccattttttttcttgttgttgaTGCATCTATTGTCGCACatcaatttatatttattatctcTCAGGGGTTAAGCCCATTTTAGGGTCACCATAGCATGTTCTTACTCaatgttttcttcatattttgtgCAATTCTTTAAAAGTTCTCCACAGCTGTGGCTCCTTAGCATATCATACTTACTGAACAAGATGAGTGAGATCCCCTGTAAAATACTACTGTACTTATTCGAATTCATATTCTTTTAGCTATTGGTGCCACTAACCAACTTCCTCCCTCACCTTCAAGTTTCTCTAATACCCCATTAAATAAGAGTGGGAAATCATCTTATTCACTCGagcatttttgaattttacaGAGAAGTATGCCCATACATCAATGGACGATGAACATCTCCACATAATATAGCTGGGAATCTCCACCTCCAACCCACAAATAGAACAAAGTGGATGTCACTATCTTCCTTCTAAAAATACTTTCATTAGCAGGCAGCATATTATTGCATGCCTTCCATAATTTgtgaaaaaattatgaaatacAAGAGGTAAAATTATGAAGGCTCATTCGCAACACGACGATATCTTTAAAGATATTTTGTCCATTTTCTATGTGTTTAAAAGATTTGACAAAATGGTTCCTATAATGCAATGAAGCTCATATGTTACTCTTTAATTACACTTTCTATACTAACAAGAAAGCACCCTTTTCTAGAGAGAATAGcacaaaagaaatatttaagataatagaaaaaaaaaaaaaactatgatgaTATTATATGTCTTTTGCATGTGACCAAATGGTCACACGTTATAGTACTTTTGGGCATCCAACAAGACACATTTTTCACTTAATAAATTGATAACAGCTTTAATATTTGCAACACATAGAGTCAAGACACATCACTAACTTGAAAGATCCATATcgtcttaaattttttattttttattttttagggttaataacttttttggtacctgggtCTTGACCacccccatagaatttttcaaactagaGGTGGTGATTcagtcttttccaaaatctgaggtactagttttgtcatgttttaaaacttagggggaaaaattaaaaaacgtaaaaactcaggtaccaaaaaagttattaaccctattttttattttaacttatgAATATGAATAAACTTGATTTCAATGAGGTTAAAACTAGCTTATATGTGATATGAGAATTAGAGAGACCACTTTTTTATGTCTAACATTGATGAAACTGGCATTGATGGATAAAAAAAGAACTAGTTATAGTTTTATAACACATTTGCACATAAGAGCACGTGTGTGGTagcttttgaacaaaaaaacaaatctaagaACCGTTGTGTATACATccttaaacaacaaaaaaaatcttgcattttctctttcttctgaACAAGCACCTTTCTTTGTAGCAGCTAGGATTGAACTCAAAAGGGTATTTGTACTTGAGATTTTTTGTGTGTTACCTTTTGGGCAAAAGACAAATTCGGGGTTTTTtcttatacatataacatatttaaataacaaatgttccattttttaaataggcacgaaaaagaacaaaacaacataaataactgaaaagaaaaaccaaatctAAGAAATAACACAATACCACGTAAAGAGACGAGTCATGGACAGTCATAAATACAAAAACGCCTCAGAGTAACTTGCAAGAAGGGTAGATCCAGCAAAGTGGGTTGAAATTTTAACAGCAAAGGGCAATTTTAAGGCTTCAGCCACCTTCCCCTTCATTTCCCACAAGATCCAGCTCccagagaaaagagaaaagggagagaaagaggggaaaaagaagaaacttgATTATGGAGTATAAAAATGTGTTGGGAAGGTGAAGGAGAGTAGATTTGGTGTCTAGCCATTGGCCATTGGGGAGGTGAAAAGTTGAGGAAAAATCGAAGCATGGttgaaagaaaatcaaagaagacGATGAATAGTGATCTCGTTCGAACGAGAGTAATTCCCATTCCAACAAGATGCAAGCCAAGAGTCCCATTAGAAGGCACGAACGAGGATATCTAGGGTAACTAAAAAAGAATTGTTTGGGGGTGTTGTTCAAGTAATAAATGGGAATTTTATTGCGAGAATgtttataaaggaaaaaatgtgaACTTTTACTCAAGCatgaaattatttcattttatatgaTATGAGCCCTAGAcacttgaatttgaaattatatgtTGTTGGTTCAATATCCACATGTTTTACTTAACAAGATGCTAAAGAAACACAAATGAATccttaacaagaaaataaaaatgtttgaaAACAAGAAATGACAGAATCCTAGCACAATACAAAAATGGCATGATTAGGTCACTTAAAGAAATACATTCCAATGGTGATGACTATTTAGACAATTCTCAAGAATTTCCATTTGGCGTAAATGAAAATATTCTTGTTGTATCGGAGTCAAGCCGCTTGTATCCATTATCATAATTTCCATATCAAGCTTGATTTGTCTTATCTCAAGCTTCTCTTGCCAATCTTCCCTTCCTGAATTAAGATCAGGTCTCTGAACTTTGACCAATACTTTCTCTCCATTATGCTTCATTCTTTCCATCTCAAGCTTCTCTTGCCAATCTTCATTTGCAGAATTAAGTCCAGGTCTCAAAACTTTGACCAATACTTTCTCTCCATTAAACAGGATAGCCCAATGGACCTAAATACATGACTCAACTTTTAAATAAGCAAAAATGAAAACTCTCAAGAAATAAGTAATATTTGGAGAACCAATCTAAAGAAAGTGTGAGTGGTCATATCATGAGACATGAGTTACATACCCATTCACAACCGGGCATCACAGCAATGATAGGTTTTTTAATATTCAACCAGTCTCACGCACATCACAACCATTGACATGAAATTAATCAAGATCACAAAAGAAAACACCACAAAATAGATGGGGGGAAAacgaaaatgaaaaggaaagaaaaatattaaagtgaaACATAGGTTTGTCGAGCACAGGAAAGCCAAACATTAAGCTTACCTTTAGGTCTTGCAAAAAGGGAAGATGAAGAGAAGGTCAGAGGCAGAGAGGTGCTCCGATGAAAAAATTCCACCGATTGATTGAGTGTGGTGGTCGAAGATTTGATGAGGAAGAGAGGAGTTTgggagaggagaggagaaatcatgagagagagagagagcagaaaaCAAGAAGTTCCATTACAaggttttcttcttcaaaacttttttcCTCTGGACAATTGCCTATGATAGTCTTTATATTTTTAgtcttcacaattttttttcgatcttttttctttttctagttaggtgtttctcttatatactttaTGTGTATTTGGGTTGTATACTTtggtttttaatgaatttcgattacttataaaaaaaatgtaacatgacAAAAGAAGTCAATAATATTAAAACACATTGTTACACAAGTTCTAACACCTGACAAATCAGCAGGGAAACCAACGTGGCTTCTAGGCTAGTAATACGACAACAAAGTGGTATTAgctatatatgcatattgacGCTTTAGCTCTCACCCAGTTGTTGAAATAAAAATCTAGCATACATTTTCCAACTGATGGGAACAATATACTTGATCatgaaaaggggaaaaaggACTTAAATGTTATCAATTATAATAGCACAGGCACAATGGAATTGAGGTATAATAGAAGACATACCTCAATCCATTTCTTCCGGAAGTCTCCAACACATGGTCTTTGTACAGGAAAGACATCGGGTTTAGCTAATTGTGAATCAGAAAGAGGCACACCATAAACCTGATCAGCCTGTCATTGTAAGAATATCATTTACCGTCAAGTTTGATAGCAAGATTTCAAAGCCTGAGAAACCTCAATAGGCAAGATAGAAGGGAAACATCATTTTCAGCCCTTAAGTTATGTtctaatttcaatttaaactctaACTTCTCAATTTCGATAATTAGGTCTTTAGGTTTTGTCTAAGTTTCAAATAGGTCTCTATGACATTTTACTCGTCAAAGATAACGTTTTCCGTATGtcacgtgtcaaatttgacatgtaaCGTGCTCAGTGTCAAATCGCATCAACATATTTGCCATGTCAGTCAAGTTTGCCACATCATCCacaggttttttttaaaaaaaaacggcCTAAAAGACTTTCAGATGACATTGAGGAATGAGTTTGGACCTATGCAATGTGCGAAATCTAAAGCCGTCTTTGGCAAGGACATTGAAGTTGCTTTGGACTTGGTTCCATGCATTGACACCATTGGTTTTGGTGCTGATGAATTAAGTCCATGGAGAGCTTAGCCGAACTGAGCCCGGTCGAAGTAAGCCTGTTGCCGCAACCAAACACTTGCCTCTAGCGCCGAGGCAAAGCTGTTTTCGGCTACTTGATTCATGGGAGGCCAAAAGCAAAACTGGAAGTTTTGGGGATTAATGCTTACTTTTACCACTTTGAGGCATTTCCTTAGTGACTTTGCCATAcatgcatttttcattttacttcttttttgggttttgccctttttttttttctttttttttttccccttttgatAGGATGATTAAACTTCGAGTTTGGAAATGGATTTTTTGAAATCTAcaaggtttttttgttttggtgaataTGATCTGGCACAAAAGTTATTGATTGGACAGAAAACCAGAAGTTGATACcaataaaacccaaaaatatcaaagttgaATGGTTGCCACTAAACGCAAGTTAGACTATTCATGTGGTGTAGCAAACATTGGTCTTCCTAATTGATGATCGCAGGCTACTATTCTGGACTTTCCCTAAAAGAATTTTATGCAGCTATCCTAAAGGCAATCAGGTGGCTGATGAGCTCACTTGAGAATTTTCTGCGACTACCCCTCAAGAACAGCTTCGCCTTCGAGGTTGGCATCAGCGTTGATCAGGCGAAGCTTGTCAAGCAAGCTCCAGCAATTCTAGCAGGAGCTGAAAGCGGAGGGAGTGGTGAAGGCAAGGTAGTTCTCGCAGGAGCTCTGGGCCAAGCTGGTGTGGCGGTTCTCATGGAGCCATGGCTGCGCCTCAATGCTGGATACTTGTGCTCGGCAGCAACATTATCCTCAGCTCAATGGGACTCTGTCCATCTCTTAGAAACTGCTATGTGGACAGCACCAAAACCAATGGCATCAACACAAAGACAAAGCAACTTCAATGTCCTCCCCAAAGACGAGTTTCTCTACCGTACTGATTTTGCGCAATGCATAGGTCCAAACTCATTCCTTATCGTCATCCGAAAGTCTTTTCACACGGGGTGTTTTTCTTACTGTGTGGGTGGCATGTCAAACTTGACTGACAGGGCAAATATGTTGACGTTGCGTTGACATTGATTGTTGAAACGTTAACTTTAACAGTAAAGTTACAGAAGTACTTATTTGAAACCTAGGCAAAACCTAAGGACCTGATTATTGAAATTGAACAACTAGGGACTAAAATGAAATCAGACAAATACCTAGgggctaaatatgatttttcccaAGATAGACCATTACAAAATGAACATGGATTTTAAAGCACACAAGTAGGAAATGACTTAAATCTGCTGTTTCTAGACGCCGATAATAATTGAGAAAGTAAACTCATCACCTTCCGTTTTTGAGGACGAGATTCATTGATGGCCCTAAGACGTTTTCTGATCGCCAGCAAAGAAGAGCAAACAGTCACAAATCATGAGCCTACAGATTCTGGTGGAAAAGAATAGTAGCAATAATTTGTTGCTCAGTAAGAGAAAATAGACTTCTATAGTAGCCTAAGTGATTCACCTCTTTGCACTTGATGATAAAAGGCTTAGTAGAAGCTTGAACCTGAGTTAATGAGATCTCGCTAGTTTCCTAGCACACCCAGCAAGTAAAACCAAGCAAGAGAATAACCACCGAAGGAGAATACAGAAGAATTGAGATTGTTGTCAACAGTATGTTAGAAGGCAAACATGCATGGCCAACACCACAATTCCATGGCTTTGAATCTTATGGTATTCACCCTTAAAATCAAGAATTCTTAAACCACCCACGACTTTGTTAGTCATCCATTGGAAAACAAGCCATTTACCTTCCTACAAACCAGGACATAGTAATAACTCTGTATGACctactgacaaaaaaaaaaatctaaaatatgaACAGTTTGAAAGACCTCTACGAAGCACAGTTTGCAAGACTAGATTCTccatagcaatttttttttctttgataagtaatgtatatTCAATCATAGTGCAAAAGGg
It contains:
- the LOC132186239 gene encoding uncharacterized protein LOC132186239 isoform X5; its protein translation is MRRLSPETMCNLVTGRPSKELRKRLRAINESRPQKRKADQVYGVPLSDSQLAKPDVFPVQRPCVGDFRKKWIEVHWAILFNGEKVLVKVLRPGLNSANEDWQEKLEMERMKHNGEKVLVKVQRPDLNSGREDWQEKLEIRQIKLDMEIMIMDTSGLTPIQQEYFHLRQMEILENCLNSHHHWNVFL